Proteins from a single region of Desulfobacter postgatei 2ac9:
- a CDS encoding FmdB family zinc ribbon protein: MPIYEFKCSKCEEFFEVIVMGSQDDREVVCPKCSSKEFQRVVSTTNYAMASSGNSAQGVHTQERTCSSGTCKTYTVPGG; the protein is encoded by the coding sequence ATGCCGATATATGAATTCAAATGCAGTAAATGCGAAGAATTTTTTGAAGTGATAGTCATGGGGTCACAAGATGACCGGGAGGTTGTCTGCCCCAAATGTAGTTCCAAGGAGTTTCAGCGGGTGGTATCGACCACCAACTATGCGATGGCTTCGTCAGGAAATTCTGCCCAGGGCGTACATACCCAGGAACGTACCTGTTCAAGCGGAACGTGCAAAACCTATACGGTTCCGGGAGGTTAG